The sequence AGGATGTCGAGCACTCCCGCGATCGCCACGGCCGCGACAAGCACGCCGATCACCCACGGCCACAGCAGGTGCCAGTGCTCCCAGCCCCTGCCGGTCAGCGACCCGATCAACCACTGGGTGATGGCTCCGGCGAGCTGTGGCCGCGCGGTGAGCAGCACGAGCGCCGCCCCCGACAACACGGCCGACACCAGCACGCCCACGACCACGAGCCGTCCCTCGTCCCGCGCGCTGTGTGCGGTGACCAGCCACAACAGCCCGCCACCGGCGATGCCGCCCGCGATCGCCCACACCAGGAGTGCCGACGGCCCGTGCTCGCCACCTGCTCCGAACACGGTGGCCGCGACGGCACCGAGTACCGCGCCGGAGCCGATGCCGGTGACCTCGGGTGAGGCGAGCGGATTGCGCAGGACGGCCTGGAGCACACACCCCGCCACCCCGAGGCACGCACCAGCGCCGATGGCCACCAGCACCCTGGGAAGGCGAAGTTCCAGCACTATCCCGCGCATCAGGTCGTCGCCACCACCCGCGAGTACGGCGAGGCTGTCGGCGCCGGAGGTTCCCGTCGCGAGCTGCACCATCGCCGCAACCGGCAGCAGACCTGCCAGAACGCCGAAGACCACCAACGACCGGGCCTTCATGCCACCGCCCTCCGCGCCGCACGGCGTCGTGCGGCCAGCACCGCTCCGCCTGCCACCCCGACCAGCGCGGTGATACCGCCCACCGGAAGTTCCACGGGATACAAAAGAGTCCTCGCAACGAGGTCGGCCACCACCACCACGAGTGCGCCGACGACCATCGACCAGCCGAACCACACCTTCGGGTCCGCGGTGGGACGCAGCCCGCGAGCGATGTGCGGCGCGAGGAAACCCACCCACGCCACAGGGCCGCAGGGCCCCACCACGGTCGCCACCAGCGCACACGCCACCGCGAGCACAGCCAGACGCGCCCGTCCCGCCGACAGCCCCA comes from Saccharomonospora xinjiangensis XJ-54 and encodes:
- a CDS encoding FecCD family ABC transporter permease — encoded protein: MKARSLVVFGVLAGLLPVAAMVQLATGTSGADSLAVLAGGGDDLMRGIVLELRLPRVLVAIGAGACLGVAGCVLQAVLRNPLASPEVTGIGSGAVLGAVAATVFGAGGEHGPSALLVWAIAGGIAGGGLLWLVTAHSARDEGRLVVVGVLVSAVLSGAALVLLTARPQLAGAITQWLIGSLTGRGWEHWHLLWPWVIGVLVAAVAIAGVLDILSVGAEHATVVGVAVRPWQGVAVLVAVVSASVAIATVGALAFVGLLAPHGARYLVGTSHRTTIPASALLGAITVSAADTVATRVTAWVAGSERQFGLPAGAITAVLGAVVLIRVARRVTTSKGQ